The nucleotide sequence GACCGGCACGGGCGGCGGGCGGTCATCCTGCTGAGCCTGTTGGCGAACGCGGTGGCCATGGCGCTGTTCGCGCTGGCCAGCCACGAGCTGATGCTGCCGCTGCTGTTCGCGTCGCGCATCCTGGCGGGGGCGACGTCCGGCAACATCGCCGCGTGTCAGGCGGCGCTCGCGGACGTGACGACGAAGGAGACGCGCGCCCGGGCCATGGGCCGCATTGGCGCGGGCATTGGCCTGGGCATGGTGCTGGGGCCTACGCTGGGCGGCCTGTTCTCCGGCCTGGGCCCGTGGGTGCCGCCGCTGCTCGCCGGAGGCCTGGCGCTGGTGGGCTTCGTGGCCGCGTTCTTCGCGATGCCGGAGACGCACCCGGTGGAGAAGCGCGTGGCGGCGAAATCCCAGACGCGCTGGTCGGCGTTGCAGGACCCGTCCCGGCGCAAGGCATTGGGGCTGGTGCTGGGTTTGTTCTTCGCGGTGTTCCTGGCCATGACCACGCTCCAGGTGGCGTTCGCGCTGCTGGTGCAGGCGCGGCTGGGCTGGGGCTCCAAGGAGGTGGGCTACACCTTCGCGGTGGTGGGTGGCCTGGGCATGGTCATCCAGGGCGGGCTGATTGGTCCGCTGTCTCGCGCGGCGGGTGAGTTCCGGCTGCTCATCTGCGGAGCGCTCCTGCTCGCGGGCGGGATGGCGGGGCTCGCGGTGTCGTGGCAGGCGATTCCGATGATGCTCTCCGTGGTGCTGGTGGGCGTGGGGATGGGCTTCCTGCAGCCGTTGATTTCAAGCCAGGCCTCCCAGGTCGCCCCGCCGTCGCAGCAGGGCGCCGTGCTGGGTCTGGCGCAGTCGTGCGGTGGACTGGCCCGCACGGTAGGTCCGGTGGCGAGCGGCTGGATGTATGCGTCATGGAGCACCCAGGCCCCCTTCCTGACGGGCATGGTTTCAGCGCTCGCGGCGGCCGGATTGGGACTGCTTCTCCATCGGGAAACCGGCGACGACGCAGGGCGGTAAAGCCTTTCAGACCCACCCGGGTCTCTTCCTTCCCGGAATGCCATACCTCCTTTGGGGGGCTTGTCTTCACCCAACCCGTGGGAGCAGTCTTTTGCTCACGAGGGGCGGTGAAGCCATCACTCCCGGGGGGTAGTGCTTGCCATTGGCGGGTGAAGTCGCGCTGCTGGATGCATTGGACCGCCAGGCCCGGCGCCGGGCGGAAGGCATCGCGACCCTGAGCGTGTTGGAGGGACCGGAGGCCCTGGGAGGGACCCTCTGGAGCCAGTGGGCCGCGAGGCACGGGCTGACGGTGGTGGAGGTCTCCGGGGAGG is from Corallococcus exiguus and encodes:
- a CDS encoding MFS transporter, with protein sequence MVADSVGASSAATPGLLRRVEAVVFFTVFLDLVGFGIVIPMLPFYVQSMGGSARTVGILLGCFSFTQLLATPLLGRYSDRHGRRAVILLSLLANAVAMALFALASHELMLPLLFASRILAGATSGNIAACQAALADVTTKETRARAMGRIGAGIGLGMVLGPTLGGLFSGLGPWVPPLLAGGLALVGFVAAFFAMPETHPVEKRVAAKSQTRWSALQDPSRRKALGLVLGLFFAVFLAMTTLQVAFALLVQARLGWGSKEVGYTFAVVGGLGMVIQGGLIGPLSRAAGEFRLLICGALLLAGGMAGLAVSWQAIPMMLSVVLVGVGMGFLQPLISSQASQVAPPSQQGAVLGLAQSCGGLARTVGPVASGWMYASWSTQAPFLTGMVSALAAAGLGLLLHRETGDDAGR